Below is a genomic region from Gracilimonas sp..
GAAAGGTCCACAGGTGTTTGATGGTTATTATGACAGCGAAGAAAATGAAAACCGGTTCGACAAAGACGGCTGGTTTAACACCGGCGATTACGGTCACATGAATGGTTTCGGGCATTTGTTTATTGAATCCCGCCGAAGTGATCTCATTATTACCGGTGGCGAGAACGTGAATCCCACCGAAGTAGAAGAAGCCATGCGCAAGCTCGCCACTATTGAAGAGGCCGTGGTAATTGGCCTGCCTGATGAAGAATGGGGGCAAAAAGTAACCGCCGTAGTAACGCTTAAAAATGGTAAAACACCCGGGCTTGAAGAAATACGGGAAGAATTAAAATCTCATCTTACTGACTTCAAGATTCCTAAAGAGCTTAAGATTGTTAAAGACTTCCCTAAAACCAGCACCGGCAAGGTAAAGCGCTGGGAGCTGGTGAAGCAGTTTAAGTGAGTGGGTCATTCCTGCTCCTATCCCGTCATTCCTGTGCAGGCAGGAATCTAGTTGCTGTTTTCCAGCTCATCTGCCCTTTCATACTACAAGATCCCGGCCTACGCTGCGGGATGACTCGAAGCTATTTCTTATTTCCTAACCCTATCCCGTCATTCCACGCAGGCAGGAATCTGGTTGCTGTTTTCTACGCTCTTTTCCCTTACTTACTACAAGATCCCGGCATTCGCCGCGGGATGACTCGAAGCTATTTCTTATTTCTTAACCCTATCCTGTCATTCCTGTGGAGGCAGGAATCTGGTTGCTGTTCTCCAGCTCACCTGCCCTTTCTCACCACAAGATCCCGGCCTACGCTGCGGGATGACCGGAGTAATTTCTTACTTCCTACCCTTACTTCCTCATTCCTGCCCCGCCGGATGACTATAACTCTTAGAAGTGGAACCTTCCCCCAGAAGTGATCTCCTTCCAGAGGTCTTTCATATCCGGGTTATTAGCTCTTATCAAATTAAGCTTCCATTCTCTTTTCCATTTCTTTATCTGTTTCTCTCTCCGAATTGCTTCGTACATATTCTGGTGTGATTCGTAATAAACCAGGTTCTTTACTTCATACTTCTTAGTAAATTCTGATCCTTCTCCTTTTTTGTGCTTAAGAACACGGTTGACTAAGTCACTTGTTACGCCGGTGTATAGTACGGTTCGCTTTCTGTTTGTTAGTATGTAAACGTATCCCTCTTTCATTTTCTTTGTTTTGTACTGTGATCTTACGCCGTCATTCCTGCGGAGGCAGGAATCTGGTTGCTGTTCTCCAGCTCACCTTCCCTTTATCACCACAAGATCCCGGCATTCGCCGCGGGATGACTCGAAGCCATTTCTTATTTCTTAACCCTATCCCGTCATTCCTGTGCAGGCAGGAATCTGGTTGCTGTTTTCCAGCTCATCTGCCCTTTCATACTACAAGATCCCGGCCTACGCTGCGGGATGACCGGAGTAATTTCTTATTTCCTAACCCTATCCTATCATTCCTCCTCCTATTTCGGATGGCCGATTTACAACGCATCCACGGGGCTTTTGATGTAGTTGCCGCCTTTGTTAATCACGTGTGTGTAAATCATAGTTGTCTTCAGGTTTTTATGGCCGAGGAGCTCCTGTACGGTGCGGATGTCGTAGCCATTTTGGAGCAGATGCGTGGCAAAAGAGTGCCGGAAGGTATGACAGGTTACTTTTTTCCGTATACCTGTTTTTGTTACTGCTTTCTTTAGTTTTCGCTGGACCTGACGGCTTGAAATATGATAGCGGTGTTCTGCCCCAGTTCGTGGATCTTTTGAAATTCTTGAAGCCGGAAACAGGTATTGCCACCCCAATCTCGATTGCTCATCAGGATATTTGCGAGCGAGTGCTTTTGGCAGAAGAGCTTTTCCAAATCCATCTACCAGGTCTTTTTTGTGGATCACCTCCACTTTTTGTATTTGCCACCGAAGCTTGGGAATACTTTTCTGGGGCAATAAGCTCACCCGGTCTTTGTCTCCTTTTCCTGAACGAACCCACAATTGTTCATTTTCAAAGTCAACATCCTGCACTCGCAGCCGAAGGCATTCTGAAATTCTTATCCCGCTGCCATAAAGCAACTCACAGATCATCAGGGTTCGCCCGCGTAGTTGTTCCAGAATCATCATCGCTTCTTTGTGAGACAGAACCACCGGCAGTTTACGGGGTTTCTTTGCTCTTTTTAAATTATCGAGCTTTAGGCTTTCTCTTCCCAGAACATGCTTATAGAGAAACAGCAAGGCAGAGAGCGCCTGATTTTGGGTGCCAGCAGCCACATTTTGTTCATTAGCCAGATCATTGAGAAATTGTTCAATTTGCCTGTCCCCTAACTTTTTGGGGTGAACCGTTCCATGAAACCGTATATACCTTATAATCCAGTTGGTATAAGCCTGCTCGGTCCGGTAGCTATAATTCCTTCTTCGTATTTCTTCTCTAACACTTTGTAATAACTTCGATTTGCCCATAACGCCATTGCAAAAGTTTTCATTGTTGTTATATTGTTAGAGCGATGGGAAAGCAAATCCTTACAAAAAAGTTGGATATTATCCGACGAGGTTATGCGACATCCCCTTCGCATAAAAACCCAAAAGATGCGTTTGGGTGCTATTATGGATGATTTTCGGATGTTATACGACGTCTCATAAGATAGCCCATGTCGCATATTAATATGTTATAGCGCTAATCATTAAGAATGCGATTTCCTACTTCATTTATACTTCTTTTTATTATTCTGCTTTTGCCAGTGTATTCAATGGCACAAATACGTCCAAATTACGAGTCGGTAGTTAAGGAAGTATTGAAATTGAGTGCAGCAGAAAAAGTTGTTACAGATTCTTTGCTAATTACGTCCTACCCTAAAACAGCCGATGAGCACAAATTGCTTCATCAGATAGTTGAAAATGACTCAACTTCGGAAAAAATTTATTTACAAGGATTTCGAAACCGAGATCTACTAGTTGAGAAAAGTGTAAGAAATGGAAACTTGGAATTACTAAAAGCCCATCTAATTTTATCCATATTTATTGAAGGAGATG
It encodes:
- a CDS encoding GIY-YIG nuclease family protein, encoding MKEGYVYILTNRKRTVLYTGVTSDLVNRVLKHKKGEGSEFTKKYEVKNLVYYESHQNMYEAIRREKQIKKWKREWKLNLIRANNPDMKDLWKEITSGGRFHF
- a CDS encoding integron integrase, producing the protein MGKSKLLQSVREEIRRRNYSYRTEQAYTNWIIRYIRFHGTVHPKKLGDRQIEQFLNDLANEQNVAAGTQNQALSALLFLYKHVLGRESLKLDNLKRAKKPRKLPVVLSHKEAMMILEQLRGRTLMICELLYGSGIRISECLRLRVQDVDFENEQLWVRSGKGDKDRVSLLPQKSIPKLRWQIQKVEVIHKKDLVDGFGKALLPKALARKYPDEQSRLGWQYLFPASRISKDPRTGAEHRYHISSRQVQRKLKKAVTKTGIRKKVTCHTFRHSFATHLLQNGYDIRTVQELLGHKNLKTTMIYTHVINKGGNYIKSPVDAL